DNA sequence from the Streptomyces cinnabarinus genome:
TCCGGCCGCCGCTGCGGCCCCCGGCGCCGGTCGTGGGCTTGGCCGGGGGGCGGCCGTTGCGCCGCGCCTCGATCAGGCTCACCGCCCGCTCGGGCAGCCACGCCGACGCCGTACCGCTGTCATCGGAGCCGGAGCCGAAGAGGTGGGGGGCGAGCTGGGACTGGAGGTCGGCGGGGTTGGGGCGGCCCGTCGCCTCCATCTGCATACAGGACTCGATCAGCGGGCGCAGCTCGTCCGGCAGACCCTCCAGGTCGGGGCCCTCCCTGAGCAGCATGAAGACCGTCTCGACCGGGTTGGCGCCGTGGAAGGGCGGGTGGCCGGTCGCCGCGAAGACCAGCATCGAGCCGAGCGAGAAGACATCGCTGGCGCCGGTGACGCTGCGGGAGTCCTTCGCCTGCTCGGGCGACATGTAGGCGGGAGTGCCGACGGCGACGTTCGTCATGGTCAAACGGGTGTTCGACACACCGGAGGCGATACCGAAGTCGATCACCCGGGGGCCGTCCTCGACGACCAGGACGTTCGACGGCTTGAGGTCACGGTGGACGAGTCCGGCGCCGTGGATCGACTGGAGGGCCTCCGCCACACCCGCCGCCAGCCAGCGCACCGCCTGGGCCGGGAGCGGCCCGCACTCGTTCACTATCTCTTCGAGGGAGGGCGCGGGGACGTAGGCGGTGGCCAGCCACGGCACGGCGGCGCGCGGGTCGGCGTCGACGACGGCCGCGGTGTAGAAGCCGGAGACGGCGCGGGCCGCCTCCACTTCGCGCGTGAAGCGGACCCGGAAGAGCTGGTCCTCGGCGAGCTCCGTACGGACCGTCTTGATCGCCACCCGTCGGCCGGACGCCGAGCGCGCGAGATAGACCAGCCCCATGCCGCCGGCGCCCAGCCGTCCCAGCACCTCGAACGGCCCGATACGCCGCGGATCGTGCTGTGTCAGCTGATCCACCACTTCCCTGCCACCTCCCCGTACGGGCCGCGTCACCCACGTATGTACGCGACCCCGTGCAGCGTCTCACCACCGCACCGCCATGGCGGCACGCACCCCGATTCTTCCTGTACCCGGGCGCGGTTGCGAACCAGGGGTCGAATCGGGGTGTCTCCTGACAAAAGCCTCAGTTTAAGCGCCGGATTCTCGCTCGGAGCGCTGAAGCAGCGCGAACGAGGCCCCCTGATTGTCGGTGACGACGGCCACAGTGCCGTACGACGTCTCAAAGGGTGGCGCCTGGACGCGTCCGCCGAGCCGCAGCACCTCGCCGACGGACTCCGCGCAGTCCGCCACGCCGAAGTGGACGAGGAAGTGCGGCGGCATCACGGCGGGGAAGACGTCGGACACGGGGGCGCGGCCGAAGTCGGGCTCGGCGTCGGGGCCGAACAGGGCCTCGTGGAAGAGCGGGCCGTAGAAGTCGTTGGCGGCCTCGGTGTCCCGGGCGTACAGCTGCACCCAGGCGAAGGCGCCGGGTTCGTGGCGGCGGCCGAAGCCGGGGTGCCCCTCCCCCTGCCAGAGCCCGAAGACGGCGCCCTCGGCGTCGGTGACCAGAGCGGTCGTCCCCTCCCCGGCCCCGGTCTCCACGGGCGCGGTGACGATCTGCCCGCCCGCCTCCCGGATCCGCCGGACCAGGGCCACGGCGTCCGGGGTCGCGAAGTACACGGTCCAGACGGTCGGCATCCGCCCGTCCACCTTGGGGACGAGCGCGGCGACCCGCTCCCCGTCCTTCAGCGCGTACGGCTCCTCCTCCTTGGGGAAGTCCCACCCGAAGAGTTCACCGTAGAACCGCTTGCCCGCCTCGACGTCGGGGAGCTGGGCGTCCACCCAGCAGGGGACGCCCTCCGCAAACCCGGATGCATCCCCGGATGCCCTGTTTTCGGCCATGTCGCCAAAGTAACGGCCCCTTACGCACCCCGCAGACCAGGCACACCAGGCTCTCGGCACTCGTGCACCCCATTTGCAGTCGGCCGAATCGCGCTCCGATCACCCCTCGGTAAGCTGACGGCATGACAGGACAAGTGCGTACCGTCGACGGCCGCGTGGCCGGCCGGCGTGGGCAGGCGACCCGGCAGAAGCTGCTCGACTGCCTCAGCGAGATGCTCAGCTCCTCCCCCTACCGGGACGTCAAAGTCATCGATGTCGCCCGGAAGGCGGGCACTTCGCCCGCCACCTTCTACCAGTACTTCCCGGACGTCGAGGGCGCCGTCCTGGAGATCGCCGAGCAAATGGCCACCGAGGGCGCCGGGTTGACCGAACTCCTCGAGGGCCGCTCCTGGGTCGGCAAGTCCGGCTGGCAGACCGCACAGGAACTCGTCGACGGATTCCTGGAGTTCTGGAAGAAGAACGACGCGATCCTGCGCGTGGTCGACCTCGGTGCCGCCGAGGGCGACAAACGCTTCTACAAGCTCCGGATGAAGATCCTCAACTCGGTGAACAACTCCCTCGCGGACGCGGTCGCGGAGTTGCAGGCCAAGGGCAAGGTCGACAAGGACGTCAACCCGGCCGCGGTGGCGGGTTCGATCGTCGCGATGCTCGCGGCGGTGGCCTCGCACCAGAAGGGCTTCCAGACCTGGGGCGTCAAGCAGGCCGAACTCAAGCCGAACCTGGCGCTGTTGGTCCATCTGGGCGTGACGGGCAAGAAGCCCACGAAGTAGCCGCGCCCACCTCTCTTTCCAGGCCCCAAGTCCTGTCTGGCAGGCGGTTGTCCACGTACGCGTGGACGCCGCCTGCTGTGCTGTACGGAGCTATGCGGGGAGCGGGCGGTCCCGTACCACGTGCTTCATCACCAGCGTCGAGGTCAGCCGCTGCACCCCGGGAAGGGTGGCCAGCCGTTCGTCGTAGAGCCGCTGGAAGGCGGCGAGGTCGGCGGTGGCGACCCGGAGCAGATAGTCCGGTTCGCCGAACAGCCGCTGGGCGTCCAGGACGTGCTCGATCTCGCCGATGGCCCGCTCGAACTCGACGACCGTGTCCCGGTCCTCCTGCCGCATCGAGACGAAGACCAGCGCCTCGAACGTGAGCCCCACGGC
Encoded proteins:
- a CDS encoding VOC family protein, whose product is MAENRASGDASGFAEGVPCWVDAQLPDVEAGKRFYGELFGWDFPKEEEPYALKDGERVAALVPKVDGRMPTVWTVYFATPDAVALVRRIREAGGQIVTAPVETGAGEGTTALVTDAEGAVFGLWQGEGHPGFGRRHEPGAFAWVQLYARDTEAANDFYGPLFHEALFGPDAEPDFGRAPVSDVFPAVMPPHFLVHFGVADCAESVGEVLRLGGRVQAPPFETSYGTVAVVTDNQGASFALLQRSERESGA
- a CDS encoding Lrp/AsnC family transcriptional regulator; this encodes MDDVDRKILAELQQDGRLTVTELAGRVRLSVSPCHRRLRELERSGAISGYRAVVEPTAVGLTFEALVFVSMRQEDRDTVVEFERAIGEIEHVLDAQRLFGEPDYLLRVATADLAAFQRLYDERLATLPGVQRLTSTLVMKHVVRDRPLPA
- a CDS encoding TetR family transcriptional regulator produces the protein MTGQVRTVDGRVAGRRGQATRQKLLDCLSEMLSSSPYRDVKVIDVARKAGTSPATFYQYFPDVEGAVLEIAEQMATEGAGLTELLEGRSWVGKSGWQTAQELVDGFLEFWKKNDAILRVVDLGAAEGDKRFYKLRMKILNSVNNSLADAVAELQAKGKVDKDVNPAAVAGSIVAMLAAVASHQKGFQTWGVKQAELKPNLALLVHLGVTGKKPTK